AACCAGGTCGCGGTCACCGTCTTGCCGGGGTTGCGCTTCTGGGTGCCCCAGGTGTCGGCGAGCTGCTCGACGATGGCCAACCCGCGGCCGCCGGTGTCGCCGGGGAGCGAAGGTCTCGGGGTGGGCCACCCCTCGGCATCGTCGGTGACCTGCAGGTCGATGCGGTCCGAGGTGGTGCTCAGCTGTACGTCGATCCGCGCAGCCCCCGCTCGCACGGCGTTGGTGACCAGCTCGCTGACGATGAGGACGAGGTCCTCGCCCAAGGTCTCGTCGTCACCGATGCCCTCCAGCTGCGTGGCCACGAAGCTGCGCGCCTGGGCCGGTGCCCGCAGGTCGGCAGGGAACGTGGCTCTCACGACTCCGGCACCCATCGCAACGCGAGGACGGCGATGTCGTCCTCGGCATCCGTCGAGCGGAGCGCGCTCACCGTGTCCGAGACCAGGTGGTCGACCGAGCCGCGGGAGGCCCCGGCCGTCGCGGCGAGGCGCGCCATCCCGGTGTCGATGCCTTCGCCCCGCCGCTCGATCAACCCGTCGGTGAAGCAGAAGAGGGTCGAGCCGGCCGGCAGGGAGAAGGTGGTCGACCCGTACGACGTCGGTCCCGTCCCCAGGGGCGGCCCCGTGGCCACCTCCACGAAGTCAGCGCTGTGGTCGGTGAGCAGCAGCGGCATCGGGTGGCCCGCGTTGGCCACCGTGATCTCTCCCGTGCGCCAGTTCCCGACTCCGACGATGGTCGTCGCGATGTGGCCGTCGGCAGTGATGTCGAACTGGTGCGAGCACATCTCCAGCGCGGTCGACGGGCTGTCGCCGCGCAGCAGGTAGGCGCGCAGCGTGAACCGTGCCCGCGCCATGACCGCGACGGCGTCGATGCCGCGGCCGGAGACGTCGCCGACCACGAACGCGAACTCGTCGGTGCCCAGCGCGATGAGGCTGTACCAGTCGCCGCCGATGTCGACGCCGTGCGCACCCGCGACGTACTCGACCGCGACCTCGAGGTTCGGGACGTGGGGGATGACCGGGGGCAGCAGCGCCCGCTGCAGGCGCACCGACAGCTCGCGCTCCTGGCCGTAGAGGGCGTCCACCCGGCTGTAGAGGTCGGTCACCAGCGCCGTCGCCTCCTCGGCCTTGGCGCGGCGACGCGCGAACTGCTGACCGACGAACGCCGCGACCGCGGTGAGGAACAGACCGCCGAGCAGCAGCACGACCGGCAGACGCCTGCTCAGGGCGGACCCCAGGTGGTGCCGGGGTGAGGTGACGACCGTGAGGACGGTGTTCCCGAACGGCACCGTGGCCGTCGCCCGCGGATCGGACAACGGAAGCGAGGACGGCGCGACGTCGGTCGCCACCAGCGCAGCGGGAGTGGCGCGCGAACCGATGTAGATCGCGTAGTGGAGACCGGAGAACGCGCTGTCGGAGTCGACCGGCGAGCGTCGGTTCATGGGCAGGGCGCGCTCGGCGTACACCACGTACGACGAGTCCGGGGCAGCGAGCGCGTACGCGATCCGACGCTTCTGGGGCAGGGTGATCGGCCGCACGATGAACTCGGGCTGGCCGAACGCTGCTCGCAGGTACTTCTGCTGCGCGGGTGACCCGACCTTCAACGAGGGTGCTTCGCCGACGTTGGCCAGCCGAACCATCCGGTCTCCGGTGCGACGCCAGACCGACGCGGACGCGAAGAGCTTGCCCGGCCCGACCGAGGACCTCACCGCCTTCCTGAATGCTGACGCGTCGCCGCTGCCCGCCATGGGCTGCACCGTCAACGCCGTGGTGAGGGTGCTCCGGATGACGAGGACCGTGGTCGACAGCACCGCGCCGACCTGCTTGGTCTGCACGTCGAGAAGACGCTGCTCGGTGTTGTAGTCCACGCGTGACGTCGCGTAGGTGGCCAGACTGGTGAGAGCCAGACCCACCACGCAGATGACCACGGCGACCGGGCTCACCCTGCGCGTGCGTGAGGTGCGTTGGGTCCGGGGCTGAGTCTGGTTCCCGGGCTCGGTCCCCGGGGTCACGCCTCGTCCTCGTCGCGGATCTCGAAGACCTGGTCGAGGCCGGAGACCTGGAAAAGTCGACGCGCCGTCGCAGGCATCCGGTCCAGGGTGACCTGGGTACCTTGCTGGGCGGCGTCGTTGCGGATCCGGACCAGGGCACCCAGACCGCTGGAGTCGATGAACGTCACTCCGGCGAGGTCGAGGGTCATGGCCTGAGGACCCTGCTCGAGGCAACGCCGGGCGTCCTCGAGGAGGTCCTCGACCGAGGCGATGTCGATCTCCCCGGAGACAGCGAGGGAGCACGCGTCGTCGGGCTGGTGCTGGTCGGGCACGGACGGCTCCTGCCGCTTCGTCGACACCTGGATGGCAGCTGGTTGTACCGAGGTGACCAACGAAGTTTGCCATCACGCGTTACGTGGGAGCATGACGCCCACCGAGCAGAGCGGGAAGAGGTACGTGTGGAGATCGAGATCGAGCACACCACCGAGGGCGATCACGACGTCCTGGCGGTGCGGGGCGAGCTGGACCTGTCGTCGTACACGACGCTGCGCGACCGGATCTCGGACCTGATCTCGGCGGGACGCACGAAGCTCGTCATCGACCTCGCGGCGACGGAGTTCCTCGACTCCACGGCGCTGGGTGCGTTGATCGGCGGGCGTCGGCGTGCCCACGCGGCCGGGGGCTCCTTCGTGATCGCCTGCGCCAACGCGAACCTCCTCCGGCTCTTCAACCTGACCCGGCTCGACCTGGTGTTCACCGTCTACCCGTCGCTGGCGGCGTGGCGGGAAGTCCACCAACCGACGGCCGCGCCGCTGACGGAGAAGTCGCGCAACCGGCTCCGGATGGAGCTCGTGGAGTACCTCGGAGCGCAGCTGGACGGCGAGGAGGCGGCCGACCTGTTCGAGCTCGCAGCGGCCGATCCGCAGATCTTCTTCGCCGAGCTGGCATCGCGGCACAAGGCGGGCGAGCTCGAGCTCCCGCGGGACCTGCTGCGGACCGTGCTGGTCGACCTGCGCAGCCGTCGGGACGTCGAGGTCGACTAGCCCGTGGCGCACGGGGTACCCGACCTGCATGACCAAGATCGGCTACACCCTGATGTCCGAGCAGTCCGGCCCGAACGACCTGGTGCGGTACGCCCAGCGTGCCGAGGAGGTGGGGTTCGACTTCGAGGTGATCAGCGACCACTACTTCCCGTGGCTGGAGAGCCAGGGGCACTCGCCGTACGCGTGGTCCGTCCTGGGCGCGGTCACCCAGGTCACGAAGCGCGTCGAGCTGATGACCTACGTGACCTGTCCGACCCTGCGCTACCACCCGGCGGTGGTGGCGCAGAAGGCCGCGACGACGAGCCTGCTGAGCAACGGCCGCTTCACCCTCGGCGTCGGGGCGGGGGAGAACCTCAACGAGCACATCGTCGGTCCGTGGCCGGCGGTGAACGTGCGCCACGAGATGCTGGTCGAGGCCCTGGTGATCATCTCCGAGCTGCTCGGCGGCGGGTACGTGAACTTCCCGGGCAAGCACTTCCAGGTGGACTCAGCGCGCCTGTGGGACGTGCCCGAGAAGCCGGTCCCGATCGCTGCCGCGGTGTCGGGTTCAGACGGGGTCGAACGCCTGGCCGACCTCGCTGATGACCTGATCGCCGTGGAGCCGGATGCCGACCTGGTCCGCTCCTGGGACGAGGTCCGGGGGAACACCTCGTCGCGCAAGATCGGTCAGCTCCCGGTGTGCTGGGCGCCGAGCAGGGACGAGGCGGTCGAGATCGCCCACGACCAGTTCCGGTGGTTCGGGGGAGGCTGGAAGGTCAACGCGGAGCTGCCGGGTCCGGCCGCGTTCGCCGGGGCGACCCAGTTCGTCACGCCCGACGACGTCGCGGGAGCGATCCCGTGCGGCCCCGACCTGTCGGAGGTGGTCTCCCTCGGTGCGCGAGTTCGTCGACGCAGGCTTCACCGACGTAGCGCTGGTCCAGATCGGCGACCGGTACCAGGACGAGTTCCTCGACGTCGCGGGCAAGGAGCTGATCCGCACGCTGCGCGCCGAGCTCCGTCCCGGTGACGGTCCGGCCTAGAGGTCCGGTTCTCCGGGGAGGTCGCTGACTGCGAAGCCCCACCGGGGTGAGCGCTTCTCCCGCCACGCGGCAGCCCCCTCCTGCGCGTCCGGGTGCGCCATCAGCACGCGGTGGGCGGCGGTCTCGCGGCGCTCGACGTCGGGCGCGTCCAGGTCTGCCCACAAGATGTGCTTGCTGAGCGCGATCGAGGCCGGGCTCGCGTTCACCGCGACGTCGTGCGCCAGCTCCAGGGCCTGCTCGAGCACCTGGTCGGCCGGGACCGCGCGGTTCGCGATCCCCCGCTCGAACGCCTCGGCTCCGGTGATCGACCGTCCGGTGAGCAGCATCTCGGCGGCGACGCCCCGGCCCGCGATCCGTGGAAGCGTCAGGTGGCTGTGTCCGTCACCGATCATCCCGAACCGCACCTGGGGGATGGCCAGGGTGGCGTCCGCCGCGACGATCCGCAGGTCGCACTGCAGGGCGAGCGTGAGGCCGATCCCGATCGCAGACCCGTTCACGGCAGCGACGACGAGCTTGCGCACGCCGAAGGCGGGCGGGTCCACCGGCGAGGCCGAGAAGTCATCACCGGGGGCGCCGAACGAGTCCGCCGACGGGCTCAGGTCGGCGCCGGCGCAGAACGCGCGGCCCGCGCCGGTCAGCACCACGACCTTGACTTCGTCGTCGGCGTCGCAGGTCCGGTAGGCCGCGCTGAGCTCGCGTCCGGTCGTCGACGAGAAGGCGTTGAGCCTCGCAGGTCCGTCGAGGGTCACGACGGCCACGCCGTCGGTGACGTCGAGCCGGACCTGGGTCATGGGCCGCACGCTAGCGGGTTTGGTGGGTGCTGTTCGGGGAACTGACGCCGCATGACCGAAGACCAGCTGCAGCCGAGCGACACCCTGGACGACCGAGGTGTCGACGACGTGCTCGACGAGGGCTACTCGCCTCCGGAGCGCCCGATGGCCTCGGGTCCCAAGGGGCGTACTCCGCGCGAGCAGGCCGAGGGCGAGACGATCGAGGACCGCTTGGCGCAGGAGGAGCCGGACGTCGATCCGCTCGGCGGCGACGGCGCGGCGCTCGACGACGAGTTCGGCGACCCTGCCGAGTCGTTCGCAGGCGACGTGCGCAGCGGTCGGTTGGTCGCTCCCGACGAGGGCCTCGGAGAGGACACCTCGAAGGACGAGATCGCCTCCGACGTCGGCATCGACGGCGCCGGCGCCAGCGCCGAGGAGGCCGCCATGCACGTGATCGACGAGGAAGGTTCCGGATGAGCAGCGATTCGCGCCACAAGTCGGCGAAGGTGCTGTACCGGCCGATCGGCCTGGTCGGCAGCGTGGCCGGCGGCGTGGTGGCCGGCCAGGTCTTCAAGCAGGTGTACGGGCGGGTCGTCCCCGGGCCCTCGGACCAGGCGCCGCAGCCGTTGGAGTCCCGCTACTCGGTCGGGCAGGTGGTGCTGGCGGCCGCTCTCCAGGGCGCGATCTTCGCTTCCGTGAAGGCAGCGGTCGACCGGGCGGGGGCACGCGTGTTCCAGCGCTGGACCGGGGAGTGGCCGGGGAGCTAGGCCCCCTCGCCGCCAGCCCGACGACGACGGCCCGCCACCGGTACGGCAGCCCAGAGCGCCGCGAAAAATCCCAGGGCAACGACGAACGCGACCACGCCGGCGAGGTCGCCGACCACGACGTCGAAGACCAGGAACAGCACGCCGCTGATCGTCAGGCCGAGCAGGACGAGGCCGGCCTTGGCGCACGTGTTGGCCGCCTCGACCAACCAGAGGCGAGCGTGCTTGCGGAACAGCACGCGGTGGAAGGCGACCGGAGCGACCACCAGTGCCGTCGTCGCGACCGAACCGGTGAGGACGAACAGGTAGAGCGTGCGCTGGAAGTCGTCGAGGTCCTCGAACCGCGAGTTGAACGGGACGGTCAGCAGGAACCCGGTGAGGATCTGCACCCCGGTCTCGATGACCCTGATCTCCTGCAGCAGCTCGTCCCAGTTGCGCGTCACCGTGTCCGGGCTCAACCCACCGTCGTGGTCCATGCACTGACCTCTACCCTCAGGACGACGCCCCACGCAAGGTGTGGACGCGGTACGAGCGGGTACCTCACCGCCATGGCCACCCCAGACACGCTCGAGCGCAGGTTTCCGGGCGCACACGCCGAGGCGCCCACCGAGATCCCCCGGCGCGGCTGGGTGCAGGTCGCCAAACGTGCCTGGGCGGAGGGCAAGGAGGACCAGGTCACCCTGCTGGCGGCAGGGGTCGCCTTCTACGCGTTCATGGCGCTGTTCCCTGCTCTGATCGCGGCCGTGCTGCTCTACGGGCTGGTGCGGGACCCGGCTGACATCCGCGCCCAGGTCGCGGACTGGACCGCCGGGATGGCCGAGTGATGCCACGAGCATCATCACCAAGCAGGTCGACCAGCTGACCTCGAGCTCGCAGCAGTCGCTCGGCATCGGGTTGGTCGTCGCCCTGGCGCTGGCGCTGTGGAGCGCGGCCGGCGGTGTCGGCAACCTGGTCACCGCCATCAACATCGCCTACGACGAGAAGGACGAGCGCGGCTTCGTGAAGAAGAAGCTGCTCTCCCTGGGACTGACGGCCGGCGCGATCGTGTTCGGCTCCCTCACCCTCGCCCTGGTCGCCGCGGCGCCGGCTGTCCTCGACAACCTCGTCGACTCGGGCCCGGCGCGCTGGGGGCTGGAGGCCGCTCGCTGGATCCTGCTGCTAGTGGCCATGATGGGTGGCTTGGCCGTCCTGTACCGGGTGGCCCCGGACCGGGGTTCCCCGAAGTTCTCCTGGGTCTCGGTCGGTGCGGTGAGCGCGACCCTGGTCTGGCTGGTCGCCAGCCTCGGCTTCTCCCTGTACGTCGACAACTTCGGGTCCTACGCCAAGACCTACGGCGCCATGGCCGGTGTCGTGGTGCTCCTGCTGTGGCTCTGGATGACCATGTTGGTGGTCCTGCTCGGCGCCGAGCTCAACGCCGAGGCGGAGGAGCAGACCGTCGTCGACACCACGACGGGCGAGCCGCGTCCGCTGGGCCAGCGCAACGCGGTCAAGGCGGACAGCGTTCCCGGTCGGGGCGGCTCCTCGCAGAGCTCGTGAGGTGACTCACGCCCGGGCGCGACCTGCGTAAGTCACGGCGCGGTCGGGTAGGGGCTCGGGGAACCACCACCGACCCGCTGGGAGGCGCCCGTGCTCGACCTCGTCACTGCCCGTCCGACCCTCGTGCTCGCCGGAACCCTTGTCGGGACCCTGCTCGTGGGCTGGTTCACCGGGAAGGTGCTCGACGTCGTCGCCCGCCTCTCCGGCCAGCCGGCGCTGCGACGGATCCACGAGCAGTGCGGATCGGCCTGGCGCGCGACGCTGGTCGCGGTCGGCGAGCTCGCTGCACTGAGCGCCGCAGGGCTCCCTCGCGAGGCAGAGGGACCGCTGCGCCACGCCCTGGTGATCGTGACGATCGCCTCGGTCTCCTGGTTGGCGGCGAAGGTGCTCTTCCTGGTGGAGGACACCGTGCTGAGCAGGGTCAAGGTGGACGTCGAGGACAACCGGCGCGCGCGTCGGGTCCGCACCCAGCTCGGGGTGATCCGGCGACTCAGCGCCGTCATCATCGCCGTGATCGCGCTCGCCGCCATCCTGATGACCTTCGACACGATGCGGACCTACGGAGCCTCGGTCCTGGCTTCTGCCGGACTGGCGGGCGTGGTGGCCGGGCTCGCCGCCCAGACCACGCTGAGCAACGTCTTCGCCGGTCTGCAGCTCGTCTTCACCGACGCCCTGCGCTTCGACGACATCGTCGTGGTCGAGGGGCAGTGGGGACGGATCGAGGAGCTGACGTTGACCTACGTCGTCGTGCACCTGTGGGACGAGCGCCGGCTCGTGCTCCCGGCCACCTACTTCGCCACGACGCCGTTCGAGAACTGGACGCGCTCGGAGTCCCGGGTGATCGCCGCTGTCGAGCTGCACGTCGACCCGTCGGCACCGATCCAGGAGATGCGCAGCCGGACCCGCGAGCTGGTCGAGGCGAACCCGTTGTGGGACCGTCGCGAGTGGGTCCTGCAGGTCACGGGCAGCACGGAGCTGACCATGGTCGTGCGGGTCACCGCATCGGCAGCCGATGCGTCCTCCGCCTGGGACCTCAAGTGCGACCTCCGCGAGCAGCTGCTCGAGTGGCTCCAGCAGGAGCACCCCACCGCGCTCCCGCAGGTGCGCACCACGACAGTGGGCGAGCGGGCTACTGCGCGATGAAGTACATGACGATCATCAGGGCCAGCCCGATCACGAGCACGGCGGCGACCACGGTGGCCACCCCTGTGCGGCGATGCTGCTCGGCCTCCGGCTCGCCACCGTTGTTCTCGGTGCTCATGGTTCCTCCTGTGCTCGGGGAGGTCTCCCGTACCCGTAGTGGCGGGTCCGAAGCCTCAGGCCGCGGGTGAGCGCACCTCGAGGGTCTGCAGCAGGGTGAGCACAGCCGCTTCTCCGGCCGCCTGGCCTCGCGGCACCACGCCGAGCGCGTCCTCCTCGTAGAGATCGATCACGCGCGGATCGACGTACGAGCTGCGAGCGACGCTGCGGGTGTTGCCGAGCACGCCGGCGGCGACGTCGATCGCCGCGGGGACGGCCCGGCGCCGTGCGGCGGCGGTGGTCGCGACGACCTGGCTCAGCTCGCGCGCGACGGTGACCGTCGCGTGCCAGGTGCGGAAGTCCTTGGCGGTCGCGTCCATGCCGAGCAGGTCCCGGATCGTCTCGTTGATCTCATCAGGAGCGAGCGGACGCCACCGGGCGCCGACCTTGGAGGCGAGCAGGATCTGCTCGCGGTGCCGGGAGCGCATCAGCCGGTCGAGCACCGGGGTGATCGGCCGGTCCGCGATGTGCACGTCGTGCTCGATGCCGGACTTGCCGACGAAGGCGAAGGCGAAACCGTCGCCCTCGCGTCGTACGTGGTTGCGCTGCAGGGTGCTCAGTCCGAAGCTGCCGTTCTCCGCGGCGTAGGACTCCGCACCGATACGGAAGTACCCGAGGTCGATGAGGCGGACTGCTGCGGCGACCGCCTGCTCCCGGGTGGGGGAGGTGCCCTCGAGCGGTTCCGCCAGCACGCGTCGGACCTTGCGGCGCATGGACGGGAGACGGCTGGCCATCTCCTGCACCCGTTCGAACTTCTCGAGGTCGCGCTGGACGCGCCACTGCGGGTGGTAGAGGTACTGGCGGCGTCCGGCGTCGTCGGTGCCGACGGCCTGCAGGTGTCCGTTGGCCACGGGGCAGACCCACACGTCCGTCCACGCCGGCGGGATCACCAGGGCGCGGACACGCTGGGCCTGCTCCTCGGTCAGCGGGTTGCCGCCGGCGTCGACGTAGCTGAACCCGCGTCCTCGGCGGACTCTGCGCCAGCCGGGCTGCTGGCAGGAGACGGTGCGCAGTCTCACGAGTCGTCGTCGGTGTCGGTGGCAGGTCCCTCCTCGGTGGCGCCACCCTCGGTGGTCCAGTCGCTGCCGATCTCGTCGTCACGGGCGGGGTCGGAGGTCACGTCGTCGCGGGTGCCTGGATGCATGCAGGGGCAGTACCCCGTCCGCGTCTGCGCAGTACTCCCGCGTCGTTTCCTCGCGGGGCGGCCGGGTACCGGATCCGGGTGCACGATCGTCGGTGGGCTGGCACAGCTCTGGCGCTGCTCCTGGCGGCGCTGATCGTGATCGCCCTGGGCGGGTGCGCGCCACGGGTCGGGTCGGCCTCGACCGCGCAGCAGTGGCGCGACGACGCGGACCAGGTCCTCGGCAGCGCGATCAGCGCGCTCGGCACCGCGAGGACGGTGCTCGAGGGTCGCGACGCCGGCGACCTCCCGCAGAGCTACGCGGTCGTCGCCCTCCAGGACGCGACCGATGCGCTGGAGAAGGACCTCACCGCCTTCGTCGACGTACGCCCGCCGAGGTCGCTGGCCGACCGCGACCGCGACGTCCTCGCACGGGTCCAGGAGGCGGTCGCGCTGCTGCACGCCGCCGGCACCGCGGTGACCGGGAGCGCCGGGAGCGGTCGGGCCGCGCTGACCGACTTGCGCCGCGCGTACGACGACGCGGTCGCCGCGCGGGACGCCGTGGGTGCGACACCGTGAAGAAATTCCTCTCGCTGGCGCTGGGCATCCTCACCGCGATCGGTGGCTTCGTCGACATCGGCGACCTCGTGGTCAATGCCCAGGTCGGTGCACGTTTCGGGCTCTCCCTCGGCCTGGTCGTGGTCGTCGGTGTGCTCGGCATCTGCGTGTTCGCCGAGATGTCAGGTCGAGTCGCCGTGTGCAGCAACCGGGCCACCTTCGATCTTGTCCGCGAACGACTCGGCCCACGGATGGGCCTGCTGAACCTGTTGTCCTCGCTGGTCGTCACCGTGCTGACGTTCATCGCCGAGATCGGGGGCGTGGCCCTCGCGCTGACCCTCGCCAGCGCCGTCAACGACCTGCTCGTGATCCCGTTGGTCGGCCTGCTGGTCTGGCTGGTGCTGTGGCGTGCGAAGTTCTCCCTGATGGAGAACGTGCTGGGCCTGCTCGGCCTGGCCCTGGTCGTGTTCGGCGTCGCCCTGTGGAAGCTCTCGCCGGAGTGGGGTGACCTGCTGCACCAGCTGGCGACCGCCGACAAGCCGGGCGACGAGGGCTGGGCGACCTACGCGTACTACGCGGTCGCGCTGTTCGGTGCAGCGATGACGCCGTACGAGGTGTTCTTCTTCTCCTCCGGCGGCGTCGAGGAGGGCTGGACGGAGAAGGATCTCGGCACCATGCGGGCGAACGTCCTCGTCGGGTTCCCGCTCGGAGGACTCCTGTCGCTGGCGATCGCCGGTTGCGCGGCGACCGTGTTCGGTCCGCTGGACGTGGAGGTCGACTCGTTGAGCCAGGTCGGGATGCCGGTCGGCATCGCCTTGGGGCAGATCGGCATCGCGGTCGTGCTCGTCGGGTTCGTGGCAGCCACCTTCGGGGCCGCGTGCGAGACCGGGCTGTCCGCGGGCTACAGCATCGGGCAGTACCTCGGCTGGCAGTGGGGCAAGTACGTCCGTCCGGGTGAGGCGACCCGTTTCCACGTCGTGCTGGTGGCGGCGGTCCTGCTCGCCGTCGGCGTCCTGATGACCGGCGTCGACCCGATCCTGGTCACCGAGGTGTCCGTGGTGGCGTCCGCAGTCGCCCTCCCCCTGACCTACTTCCCCATCCTGGTGGTGGCCAACGACAAGGACTACATGGGGGAGCAGACCAACGGGCGGCTGGCCAACACCCTGGGCACGTTCTACCTCGTTCTGGTGGTTGTCGCGGCCGTGGCGGCGATCCCCCTGCTGCTGGTGACCGGGATGGGGTCGTGATGACGAACAGGCTGCACGGAGAGCACCTCGACGCGGCGCTGCACCTCCTCGACCGCCAGGTGGTCGACGTCGAAGGACTGGCCGTCTGCAAGGTGGACGACCTCGAGATCACCCTGTACGCCGACGGCGGCGCCCCGGCCGTGACCCGCATCCTCGTCGGTCCCGCAGCGCTGGTGCCCCGGCTCTCGAGCCGATCTGGTCACTGGCTGCGCGCGCGCTGGGTGAGTCTGGGCATCCAGTACGCCGACCGCGACGTCCCGCTGTCGTTGCCGCTCACCGTGGTCCGCCACCTCGGGTCCGCCGTCGAGCTGTCGGTCGGGCGCGCCGGCCTGCTGGACCGGCAGCCCCGCGGCAAGGGTGGTGACGAGCTTCGCCGCATGGGTGAGCTGGTCGGGATGCAGGTCGCCTCCGACGCCGTCGGTGGCAAGGTGCTCGACGTACGGCTCAGCCCCGACGGGGACCGGTTCGTCGTCGACCAGCTGGTGGTCGGCCCCGGGCGCCCCGGCTCCCTCCTCGGCTACGACCGGGGCGACTTCAACGGTCCGTGGCTGGTGGCCCGGGCGGTCGCCTGGCTGCACCGGCACATCCGTCTGGTCGACTGGTCGGCCGTTCAGTGCGTCGACTGGGACAG
The DNA window shown above is from Marmoricola sp. OAE513 and carries:
- a CDS encoding divalent metal cation transporter — translated: MKKFLSLALGILTAIGGFVDIGDLVVNAQVGARFGLSLGLVVVVGVLGICVFAEMSGRVAVCSNRATFDLVRERLGPRMGLLNLLSSLVVTVLTFIAEIGGVALALTLASAVNDLLVIPLVGLLVWLVLWRAKFSLMENVLGLLGLALVVFGVALWKLSPEWGDLLHQLATADKPGDEGWATYAYYAVALFGAAMTPYEVFFFSSGGVEEGWTEKDLGTMRANVLVGFPLGGLLSLAIAGCAATVFGPLDVEVDSLSQVGMPVGIALGQIGIAVVLVGFVAATFGAACETGLSAGYSIGQYLGWQWGKYVRPGEATRFHVVLVAAVLLAVGVLMTGVDPILVTEVSVVASAVALPLTYFPILVVANDKDYMGEQTNGRLANTLGTFYLVLVVVAAVAAIPLLLVTGMGS